A region of Micromonospora sp. WMMD882 DNA encodes the following proteins:
- the yidD gene encoding membrane protein insertion efficiency factor YidD yields MIKLTGHGRARRKRKRKSDWGSCDGCDCDGPACCDFGLFSFLLTLGATLAGLVTPPQRHAGPVTRPQRHAGRPAGGSRPGRTPVVDRAGRAAILGYRRWLSAHWPGRCRFTPTCSAYGLTAVERYGLAVGGRLTADRLRRCRPDVPQGTHDPVA; encoded by the coding sequence ATGATCAAACTGACCGGCCACGGGCGGGCCCGCAGGAAGCGCAAGCGGAAGTCCGACTGGGGCTCCTGTGACGGCTGTGACTGCGACGGCCCGGCCTGCTGCGACTTCGGGCTGTTCTCGTTCCTGCTGACCCTGGGCGCGACGCTCGCCGGCCTGGTGACGCCTCCACAGCGGCACGCCGGCCCGGTGACCCGTCCACAGCGGCACGCCGGCCGACCGGCCGGCGGCAGCCGACCGGGCCGTACGCCGGTGGTGGACCGGGCGGGGCGGGCGGCGATCCTCGGCTACCGGCGCTGGCTGTCGGCCCACTGGCCCGGCCGGTGCCGCTTCACCCCCACGTGCAGCGCGTACGGGCTGACCGCGGTGGAGCGGTACGGCCTGGCGGTGGGCGGACGGTTGACCGCCGACCGGCTGCGCCGCTGCCGTCCCGACGTCCCTCAGGGCACCCACGACCCGGTGGCGTAA
- a CDS encoding GNAT family N-acetyltransferase, translating into MTTRAEVPPLRLEPMTEDGYDRYRAGSEAGYVDSIVASGSMPRAEAEEKARADLRRLLPDGPRTAGHHFWTLHDDGAGVEVGILWLHVETKSDGRHAFVYDVEVHEGLRRRGYGRGIMQAVDRWCREARVATVGLNVFGHNTGARALYEEMGYQVTSVQMRKFL; encoded by the coding sequence ATGACGACTCGCGCCGAGGTGCCGCCCCTTCGCCTGGAACCGATGACCGAGGACGGGTACGACAGGTACCGCGCCGGATCCGAGGCCGGGTACGTGGACAGCATCGTCGCCAGCGGCTCGATGCCCCGCGCGGAGGCGGAGGAGAAGGCGCGCGCGGACCTCCGGCGGCTGCTGCCCGACGGGCCCCGGACGGCGGGTCACCACTTCTGGACCCTGCACGACGACGGGGCCGGGGTCGAGGTCGGCATCCTGTGGCTGCACGTCGAGACGAAGTCCGACGGCCGGCACGCCTTCGTCTACGACGTCGAGGTGCACGAGGGGCTGCGCCGACGCGGCTACGGCCGGGGGATCATGCAGGCCGTCGACAGGTGGTGCCGGGAGGCCAGGGTGGCGACGGTGGGACTGAACGTCTTCGGCCACAACACCGGCGCCCGCGCCCTGTACGAGGAGATGGGCTACCAGGTCACGTCCGTCCAGATGCGGAAGTTCCTCTAG
- a CDS encoding ATP-binding protein translates to MPVVSMPTVGAPDGPTTAPPPPPPIPGVAQSPAADALGRVFTTLPVVLRVTCGLAGAAAALAVRSEPVDQTLLLVVVGVLTAWSGWFARVGGRHGLTPALIAVDVALTVGACLLIPRLVAAEVLPGEVSWVAILASTTVIVAQLALRPRWAVPAGLLVTGAYAYGAHLAGNDAEAVAHATTLVVQTASGTALAVVLRRSSRRADLAFAERQRVARDALVARAAREAERRHNRDLHDTALSTLTMVGLGAVRSGSASLRDRAASDLLAFSAAGASAEPPSVSPAAGAPAGGRPAPLDVRLREVAARFPDLPVIVETTGDPPTTTGRPAGPPVRHDPTAADRQAGGSAAADGPTEADGPAGGVRVPAVVAEAIAESAAAALANVQRHAPGATAWLRLTGIAGTVVVEVVDDGPGFDPARVPGHRYGLRESIGGRMAAAGGRATVDSAPGRGARIILEWPDAG, encoded by the coding sequence ATGCCGGTCGTCAGCATGCCCACGGTGGGAGCGCCGGACGGTCCCACCACCGCTCCGCCACCGCCACCGCCGATCCCGGGTGTCGCGCAGAGCCCGGCCGCCGACGCGTTGGGGCGGGTGTTCACCACGCTGCCCGTCGTGCTGCGGGTGACCTGCGGCCTGGCCGGCGCGGCAGCCGCCCTGGCGGTCCGGTCCGAGCCGGTCGACCAGACGCTGCTGCTGGTGGTGGTCGGCGTGCTCACCGCCTGGTCGGGGTGGTTCGCCCGGGTGGGTGGCCGGCACGGCCTCACCCCCGCGCTGATCGCGGTGGACGTCGCGCTGACCGTCGGCGCGTGTCTGCTGATTCCCCGGCTGGTCGCCGCCGAGGTGCTGCCCGGCGAGGTGAGTTGGGTGGCGATCCTGGCCAGCACGACGGTGATCGTGGCCCAGCTCGCCCTGCGGCCACGGTGGGCGGTGCCGGCCGGGTTGCTGGTCACCGGCGCGTACGCGTACGGCGCGCACCTGGCCGGCAACGACGCCGAGGCCGTCGCGCACGCGACCACCCTCGTCGTGCAGACCGCCTCCGGGACGGCGCTGGCCGTCGTGCTGCGGCGCAGCAGCCGGCGGGCGGACCTGGCCTTCGCCGAACGGCAGCGCGTCGCCCGGGACGCGCTGGTCGCCCGGGCCGCCCGCGAGGCCGAGCGGCGACACAACCGGGACCTGCACGACACGGCGCTGTCCACGTTGACCATGGTGGGGTTGGGCGCGGTCCGTTCCGGCTCGGCGTCGTTGCGGGACCGGGCCGCGAGTGACCTGCTCGCCTTCTCCGCGGCCGGCGCGTCGGCGGAGCCACCCTCGGTCAGCCCGGCGGCCGGCGCGCCGGCCGGCGGTCGACCGGCGCCGCTGGACGTGCGTCTGCGCGAGGTGGCCGCGCGTTTCCCCGACCTGCCGGTGATCGTCGAGACGACCGGGGACCCGCCGACGACCACCGGCCGGCCCGCCGGCCCCCCGGTGCGCCACGACCCGACGGCAGCGGACCGGCAAGCAGGCGGATCGGCAGCGGCCGACGGGCCGACGGAAGCCGACGGGCCGGCGGGAGGCGTGCGGGTGCCGGCGGTGGTGGCCGAGGCGATCGCCGAGAGCGCCGCCGCCGCGCTGGCGAACGTGCAACGGCACGCGCCGGGCGCGACCGCGTGGCTGCGCCTGACCGGGATCGCCGGGACCGTCGTGGTCGAGGTGGTCGACGACGGGCCGGGCTTCGACCCGGCCCGGGTCCCCGGCCACCGGTACGGGCTGCGTGAGTCGATCGGTGGCCGGATGGCGGCGGCCGGTGGCCGGGCCACCGTGGACTCCGCTCCCGGCCGGGGCGCCCGGATCATCCTGGAGTGGCCGGATGCCGGCTGA
- a CDS encoding M23 family metallopeptidase yields the protein MRSRLASVLGAGALLATAVLVPASPASAAPSFRVPFPCNQNWSGQTRTNHSPQYAIDFNRTDDHGDPVKASAPGTVDVVTNLGDTSYGRYVRINHGGGYTTYYAHLSGFNVSVGQSVNYGTTIGYVGNSGGSSGSHLHYEQRLNGSDIKVRFSGNLALYWGTQNYVRTAGC from the coding sequence ATGCGGTCTCGTCTGGCGAGTGTCCTCGGTGCCGGCGCGTTGCTGGCCACCGCCGTGCTGGTGCCGGCGTCCCCGGCGTCGGCGGCCCCGTCGTTCCGGGTGCCGTTCCCGTGCAACCAGAACTGGTCGGGGCAGACCCGGACCAACCACAGCCCGCAGTACGCGATCGACTTCAACCGGACCGACGACCACGGCGACCCGGTCAAGGCCAGCGCGCCCGGCACGGTCGACGTGGTCACCAACCTCGGCGACACCAGCTACGGCCGGTACGTGCGGATCAACCACGGTGGCGGCTACACCACCTACTACGCCCACCTGAGCGGGTTCAACGTCTCCGTCGGGCAGAGCGTCAACTACGGCACCACCATCGGGTACGTCGGCAACAGCGGCGGCTCCAGCGGCTCGCACCTGCACTACGAGCAGCGCCTCAACGGATCCGACATCAAGGTGCGGTTCAGCGGCAACCTGGCGCTCTACTGGGGTACGCAGAACTACGTCCGTACCGCCGGCTGCTGA